From a region of the Vidua macroura isolate BioBank_ID:100142 chromosome 3, ASM2450914v1, whole genome shotgun sequence genome:
- the CCN2 gene encoding CCN family member 2, with the protein MVPITFARFALALLLALLSPEAQGQECSGQCQCGAGPGPTCPAGVSLVLDGCGCCRVCAKQLGELCTERDPCDHHKGLFCDFGSPANRRIGVCTARDGAPCVFSGMVYRSGESFQSSCKYQCTCLDGAVGCVPLCSMDVRLPSPDCPYPRRVKLPGKCCEEWVCDEAKEQTAVGPALAAYRLEDTYGPDPTMMRANCLVQTTEWSACSKTCGMGISTRVTNDNAFCRLEKQSRLCMVRPCEADLEENIKKGKKCIRTPKISKPVKFELSGCTSVKTYRAKFCGVCTDGRCCTPHRTATLPVEFKCPDGEIMKRKMMFIKTCACHYNCPGDNDIFESLYYRKMYGDMA; encoded by the exons ATGGTCCCCATCACCTTCGCCCGATTCGcccttgccctgctgctggctctcctCAGCCCG GAGGCTCAGGGCCAGGAATGCAGCGGGCAGTGCCAgtgcggagcggggccgggtCCCACCTGCCCCGCCGGCGTTTCCCTGGTGCTCGACGGCTGCGGCTGCTGCCGCGTGTGCGCCAAGCAGCTGGGTGAGCTCTGCACCGAGCGCGACCCCTGCGACCACCACAAGGGGCTCTTCTGCGATTTCGGCTCCCCCGCCAACCGCAGAATCGGCGTCTGCACCG CTCGGGACGGCGCCCCGTGCGTGTTCAGCGGCATGGTGTACCGGAGCGGAGAGtccttccagagcagctgcaagTACCAGTGCACCTGCCTGGACGGCGCGGTGGGCTGCGTGCCCCTCTGCAGCATGGACGTCCGCCTGCCCAGCCCCGACTGCCCCTACCCGCGCCGGGTGAAGCTCCCTGGAAAGTGCTGCGAGGAGTGGGTCTGCGATGAGGCCAAAGAGCAGACTGCCGTGGGACCTGCACTTGCCG CTTACAGACTGGAGGACACTTACGGTCCAGACCCAACAATGATGCGTGCCAACTGCCTGGTGCAGACCACAGAATGGAGTGCTTGCTCCAAGACCTGTGGAATGGGTATCTCTACCAGGGTCACCAATGATAATGCCTTCTGCAGATTGGAGAAACAGAGTAGGCTCTGCATGGTCAGACCTTGTGAAGCAGACCTGGAAGAGAACATCAAG AAAGGCAAAAAGTGCATTCGcacccccaaaatctccaaGCCTGTCAAGTTTGAGCTGTCTGGCTGCACCAGCGTGAAGACCTACAGAGCTAAGTTCTGTGGTGTTTGCACTGACGGGCGCTGCTGCACACCCCACAGAACAGCCACCCTCCCCGTGGAGTTCAAGTGCCCTGATGGGGAGatcatgaaaaggaaaatgatgtTCATCAAGACCTGCGCGTGCCACTACAACTGCCCTGGAGACAATGACATCTTTGAGTCTCTGTACTACAGAAAGATGTATGGAGACATGGCATAA